tttccttttttttttttggtgtgccATAAAAGTTATATGGATCTGttgtttcaattttaaaatatgtgagAAGTGAAATTACTTCCATCAGCTTCATTTCTCAACCGAATTCCTCAGCCTTTTGTCCCTTCTATATCAGGAAAATGTTTTGAAAGATGATTCTGTCATATGCATAACTGAAAGCATGGGTTAAATACATCATTTTTACCAAAAGCAAGTATTAAATAAAgaactaaatataaaaataaaagtaattatcaTAGATAGTTCCATCATATTATAATCATCAAATAATGCAAATGTAACAATTTAAATACTTTCTCTAATTAATGAGGCACTTCATTACATTTTCTATCACTATTTTACACAGTTGGTGCTAATTTGAAGATTCTATATCGGTATATCCCTTTAAttccaaataaatatatttacaGATTTCAGTTCTACCGAATGAAAATACTGAACTGGCTCATCTACAAGGTAAGAGCAAGAATTAGCCATTAcaaatgtgaaaaataaaatgtaagaaCACAACAATGCctagaaagaaaagacaagaaaTGTGACCTTCCCAGGCCCAGAAAGAAGAACTGGCTTGTCAGTTTTCTGACCTCGACGCTGCTGAATGGTCTCCAATCCTGTGGTGTTGTTAATGATGATAAGGAATTCTTTTAAAGGTAGTATGCAAGATCATTTTACAAAAAACCATAGACATAAAGATAGAATAAGGGTCCTTGCACAAACTTATGCAAGGTACAGCTAAGGAAAAACGAGGAggagaaaattaataaaaaagggTTGTGGCTAGTGAATAGCTGAAGTCTATGTAACAAGGGTCcttttttccttccaccccCCACCTTCTTTCCTTATGTAGGAAATTCTAATTCTCCATACTGTGGCAAAGAGTTGATGCGCTTATCCTATGTAAATTTTATTCAGGAGGGCATCATTACGAGCTATTTAATTAGTTCTACAATAAGTCATCAAGTAAATTTATGTGCAAAATTCATTTGCAAAGAAAATTACTAAAAGATATGGGTAGCAATCTCCACATACAACAACATATTCTTAGACCCCAAATTTTGGGGTCAGCTGGAAGGGGATGAATAATCTTTTCAGCACCCGATCAATCGAACTAATGGgtttggttggttggttggGGTTTGCCCAGGAGAGAAATGGCTGATTACAACACAAGATTACATTAAACTCTGCCGATGGTAATAATCATATTAGCTTTAAacatttagaagaaaaaaagtaattaccACATATGGGAGCACAAGAACGAATTAAGACAGCAGCACCAACTCCTTCCTTGTCAGCCACAATATTCAGCATTGAATGGAGTCCATAACACAAATATACATATGCATGTCCCCCTGCTCCAAACTACACACATacccaacaaaaacccattttcaattACCAAATGCATTCATATTCATAACAAAGCGAGTAAAAGACAAAGACTTTCTTtcatataatgaaaaaaatttaagaatttaaaaatCCTAGAAAGCAAACAAGTTGTGGAAAGTAGTATCTTACAACTGGGGCTGTTCTTGCTGTAATGCCAAATCGACCATGACAAGCCGAATCATTTGGTCTGTAAGCTTCTACCTATTAATATCAAACTCCCAAATATTAAGAATTGAAAAGCGAAATCATGGGACAAAAGTTTTGGTCGGAATTAAGTTACCTCGGTAATCTGAAGAACAACATCGTCCTTCCGAAGAAGTTTGCCAAGCAAGCGTGGAGCAAGGTCTAGAGAGTCAATCTGACAGAACTCAGGCGGCAAGATTGTCAATTTGTCGATGGGTATGTCTGAGATTGGGAATGGATTTAGTTTGGGCtcgggtttgggtttgggtttggccCGAATGGTGACTGATTTGGAGCGGAGACTCGGTCGAGTTTCGTGTTCGGGTTCGGTGGTGGAAATGGGTTGCTTGAGTTTTCCAACTCGTTTGAATCGCTGGGTTTTGCTCATTTTCGTGGCAGTGAACTGAGTGAAGTGTGAAGGAAGCAAAGTGGAGCTATTGTACGACAAGATGATGTTGACTTCTGGGGGTTTTTGGCGGGGACTCGTTCATAGATGGTATCTCATATCCTACTCATccagaatattttttattttatttttataaaggaaATAGGtaaacaagtctaattgggctAAAATGGCACAATAGCACTTGTTTActgaaaagaaatatatatatatatatatatatatgtgagatgggttcaagttacactatTTGTAGACAGTAGATTTGTAATTGatttaatggttaaaaaaaataacattaaatgcTAATTGACTTACACttcattcacttaattaatacagtaacaattttgtttctctctccttatttaatatttaaaaccttttacatatattccttttttttccaataactttacaaatatttttgcaatatatatatatatatatatatatatttttttttttgagaaacttttttttttttttttttttttttgagttcgtACTACACATTTCCCCGGAATATCTTAAATATTCCTATTAGATCATTTTTAAGTAAACCTTAGCTTTGGAATTGTTGTGCTTTTTTTGCAGACTTGGATGGAGAGTGGATATAATTGTTGCTGTTAGGACACAATGGGctcatttttttcttacctTCACGTGTTAGTAGTTGACAAGTTGTCTCCTCTAGTGTGCTGCTCATTTTCAGCCCAAATAAGTGGTTTTTTTGCCACAAACACGGTTCGttggttttaatatttttcccaTTAGTATTGCAATCaccctataatttttttttttttttcattctctttaatTAGGTAATTTTAGTTAGACCGATCTAAATTATATTCTTCAATTTTATCTCACAAATTTTGTAAGATGAAAAGTCTGTCAATTGTGAACTTCAAACATAGCTCTCACTCATGAGAATAGGAACCCTGTTTTGGGTATAGTTGAAAGTAGATTCacttgaacttgctgacaaagTTTATGGTTCAAGTTTATAGGAATAGAAATTTAGCTTTGATACAAAAATTGTTGTGTGCTAGCCAAAAgagaaaatttattttggtggtAAAAAAGAGCACACGGGTTGGCTGTGTAGCCTATTTGCACTAGTGTCTTTTATACTCTCATAAATCTTCGAATACATCAGCAGATGGTTCAAAATATTTCCATGAGTTCCTGAGTGCATGAAATAGAAAATGGATGTGAGTAGCATATTTTACTTCTCGAACTAAATCCAAGTCAGAAGCCTAATTAATTTCAGTCATGGAAGTTCTCTTCAAACTTTTGCAAAACATTAGATGGAAAGCCTAGTTAAAGGTATCCAAATAGCTCGAGGAACCCAGCCATGTCCTATTTACAATTGCGAATGATAGACACATCTTCTGAAGGGACAAAAATTCTAACAGAAATTAGATTAGCACTAGTGGCATCGGGTAAATTACAAGCTTGGTTAGTCATTAGATTAAAAATTGTTGAGGGAGATACAGAGTACCTTGGTCTCGCATTGTCTTTGTGAAGATTAAATTCTATCTCAGATCAAAAAATTACAAGCTTGGTCAGTCACTTAGccgtttatttatttttaaggagaCAGGATATATATTCACAACTGATAAGACTATAAGAGTATGACCAgcttaaaagaaggaaaaaaaaaaaaaaagtagtatgaactcaaaaaaaaaaaaagtattgcaaatatatttgtaaagtcattggcaaaaaaaggaatatatgtaaaaggttttaaataataaataaggagagagaaacaaaattgcTATCAATTAAGTGAATGAGGTGTAAGTCAATTAgcatttaatattatttttttaaccattagattaattacaaatttacgGTTTACAAATGGTGTAACTCTTGtcaagttacaccaggtgtaacttgaacctctctctctctctctctctctctctctctctctctctctctctctctctctctatatatatatatatatatatcaatttattattgttttgaaaatatttaaaaatttatcactttttgggTACTCAAGTTTAAGAAATTCAAGTTTTTCATAATACTcaagttccataaaaaattttccggCAAATTTGAAagctattttttcaaagaactcaAGTTTATGGAAAACTCGATTTTTCCAAACTCGAATACTTAACAAGTGGTAGATCCTTACATATTTTCGAAATAATGGtagattaatatatattttggtaaacaatggtatttggccattttgccAGTCTAATTGAACTTCAAACCCATGGTCAAATTAGATTACGTAATCAAGTTTTgcttatttatttcttaaataagtttgaatttgtttataAGTCACTCGATTAATTTATTCCCTTTCAATACATAATTAGCACtctcattaatattttttttttatcacttcacaAATTTATGCTAAATAATTATTAACTAAAAATAGCTCAAATTATACCAGGAACTTATTGATCAACCGGTAccacttaatattttcaaaaagaaatcaaattataTCATAACTCGATTTATTTACAACCCTAATTTTAAAACAACTGTCCAATACATGAAATGATGAGGTAGAACGAGTTTTTACACTAATTATGGGGTATGAGTCTTCAATGATGTGCGTCAAATGAAAGCTAACATACAATTTAGTCAGTTTAAAAtgtagagaaaaaattattcaatattcCATGAGCAATGCTCACTCCTCTCATATTAATGGTGAGCCTCACTATGAACTAAACTGTGAAACCCACAATTACGTGAGAGAATGGAGCATGGCTAGTGTTTTTCAAGACATCTAGGGTCCACGGGTCAGCTCAAGTTTAGGCTTGACCTGTACTCGACCCGATTGGGTCGGGTGATTGAAAATTTGACCAACACTTGACTGAACATACGGGTTAGACCCCACATTTCGAGTCGTGGGTTGAGCAAGTCAGACTCATCGGTTAGGCGGGTCTGGGCTTCAAATTGGGCCTAGTTTGTTGATTtgcatgagttttttttttttttttaattctattttttacgGGCCTTTTGGCCCCAAATTGATGGGCTTACTAAATTACAaggatttataaatttttgggtCTGGGCTTCAGATTGGGCCTAGTTTGTAGATTtgcatgagttttttttttttttaattctattttttaagaGCCTTTTTGGCCCAAATTGATGGGCTTACTAAATTACAAGGATTGATAAATTTTCGGGTCTGGGCTTCAGATTGGGCCTAGTTTGTAGATTtgcatgagttttttttttaattctattttttacgGGCCTTTTTGGCCCAAATTGATGGGCTTACTAAATTACAAGgattaataaatttttgaacCTTGTATATATCTCAAATGGGCCAGtttttacattatttattttaaattgaacTTTCAAGCTCAGCTTGTATTAAGCCATTACACAACTTTGAATCTTTTGGGCCTTAGGTCGTATCAATCTAAATCTAATGTTTCCTAGTTGCACATATTGacaaaagacaacaaaaaatacacacaaaacAGCATGTAAAAACCTAGGCAAAAtagcaaacaaataaaaacacataataGCATTAAGCATTTTTTTACCACATGTTAAAATACCATAAAAAAACTCTATATTTTTCCAGTCTTCTATTCTCCAtagagtctctctctctctctcacacacacacacacacacacagaggaaGTTAGATCTATCATCTATCTCTACAATACCATCATTGGTTCCTCTCattcctctctttctcactgAAGATCTGTAGATACCACTCCAAGATGCTAATTTCAACGCCAAGCATGAACATTCAATCATTTTCTCACTCTTTCAAGCATAGCCAAtcttaagaaaaaagattttattgcaaaaatttGTCCTCATCATCAAcagatttaagaaaaaagaagattttcaCTGCAAAAAAAGCTCTATTGCAGATCTCTTTCAGCAATTTTGCAAAATTGGTTCAACCATACCCGTTCTCGGTTTTAACAGTTGAACCGATTGGTTCTCGattattcttgtttttttggCTCTATTTCGATTATTTGTCATAACCAAACCAGATTAATGGCTGATTCTCGGTTGGACTAGTCAAACCGACCAGTCCGATTTTTTAAACCATGGTTAAACCACACAAACACAatacaaataataaatattttcaaaatgacAAAGCCTTAGGACCTAGGCAATACCTTAAAAAGacataaacaaacaagaaaacTAAAATAGTCATAGGTATAAAAGCCCATCTTAACCTATTAAACCTGCCAACCATTTCATACAGCAAGTAACAAATTCCAGTAAATAAATCACAACCACACAACAAGTATGGCAACAACAAATAAGAAGAGCATACTaagtatacacacacacacacttagtAATCCATAGAGGTCGAAGGAAGAAGGAAATTACTGCAAGTCTATAGGGCAATAAACCACCAAGGTAGTAAACTAGTTACAATATTCTTAGCAGTCTATATAATTAGTTACAATTATGAAATACCtaagtatttttgaaaaatagctTTTCTAAAGCATTAAAGAACAACTACTTTGTTCTCTGTAGTTAATTCCATgacttatagaaaagaaaactaaactaTATGTTTTCCTTTCTAAAAGCAAGAGTTGATTTACAGTTagaaaaacaatatatatgtcCAAAAGCAGGGGCAGAGCCACTTGGCTCCTTGGCccccccaaaaattttcaaatttccacTAAATTATGTCAAAAAATTACATTGGCCCCCCCCAAATTTAAGatctgcccccccccccccatattTTTCTCAACCATTTTTCTAGAGTTCTAGACTTTTAGTCCAATACAACTTCAAGCCCCACCAAAAAACTTGGCCCACATCCAACCCCACCAGCCAACCCCAATTCCCTAAGCAAACAAGTTATTCTTTTCTAAACCATAACACTTCCAGCCTAGCCCGAACCAAAATCTAAAATACCTaattaaacacaaacaaaaggCATTCAATCCTCACCGtctgaaaaaaagaaatcctcACCATCTGAACAATctaaaagagagaataaattaaCAATCTTCATTCACGCCTCACCTTATGCCTCTGCCTTATGCCCTTACCCTTAGTTTTTTACCTTTTTAGTTCATGCCTCCAACTCCAATAGTGTCACGCTCACCGGCTTACGCCTCTGCCTGACTACCCCAGAAACCCTGCTGGCTCACCGTGACACCGCTGCCTCCAGTCCTCAAGGTATCTCATTCATTCTTTACTtgacttctctctctttttctctacaACTGAAGTACTGAACTAAATACTGATACTTGaatagaaatatcaaatatgaaatatgTGTATGTCAGTATGTGATTTCCCTTTGCCAGTAAAGCAATTTATACTTATTACtttgtcttttgtctttttgtgtttgttgttattgtacTCTTTATTGCTTGATTCATTGACTCTGAGACTCAGACTAGCCTTTTCCCTTTTGGCTTTTGTGTTGTTTGTCTTGTCCCTTGAGTGGGGGCCGGGTGGGGCTTGTTGGCTTGCATTGTgtaagtaaattaaaaaaaaaaaaaaaaaatctatggaaGGAAATTGGAGTAGTGGGTTGTGAGTCTATCACAGAGTCTACTGTCTAGGTATTTGGTTTATGTTGTTTGTTTATACTTTTGattgatttgtttatttagtttttttatccTAAAAGGTCATTAGTCATTACTTAACTACAagtgtatttgtttatttagttgaattgattttttttttttttttttgggattgaaATTAGGTGTCAAATAATGAGCAAACGACAAataattgatgcattctttaagaaagaaaaaattagtcATTCAAAACTTAGGACTtctgtagaaacaaatgttgatacttCAATGCCTAATGAGCGTCCCCCCAAATGTTCAAGAATTGAATCTAAAGGGATAGACCGTGATCCAGGATTATGTAAACAAATATATGAATTCCCTATCAACGAACAAGATGAAATTCGACGTGCTTATCTCATAGCCGGTCCATATCAACCTAGAGACATAAAGTATCCATACAAAGGACCGAAAAATCATCAACGTTGTTTTCAATCTTCGTGGTTTGAATcacattcaaattggttggaaTACTCACCTTCAACAGATTCAATCTATTATCTACCTTGCTACCTTTTTCGTAAGAAACCAACAGGTCATCCTGGATCAGATGCATTCACTAAAAAAGGttttaataattggaaaaaggtGAAAGATGTGATGAATTGTTCTTTAATTGGTCATGAGGGGAAAGAACCTAATACACCACATAAAATCGCTGAGAAATGTTGTGAGGATCTATTGAATTATTCAAGACATATTGACAAACTAGTTGAGAAACAAACATCAAAAGAAATGGAGAATAATCAATTGTGGCTCAAGACCTCAATAGAGTGTGCTCGATGGCTAGCATTCCAAGCTTGTGCTTTTAAAGGTCATGATGAAAGCCTTGATTCAAAAAATCGAGGTAACTTTAttgaattgataaaacacaCATCAACTTTCAATGAAAATGTAGCTAGAGTTGTCTTGGAAAATGCTCCACGGAATGCCAAATATACGTCACCCATAATTCAAAAGGAGATTTTGCATATTCTAGCTAGTAAAGTGCGAAATGCTATTCGTGAAGAAATTGAGGatgcaaaattttgcattctagTTGATGAAGTTCAAGATGAGTCGAAGAGAGAGCAAATGACCATCATTTTGAGGTTTGTTGATAAAGAAGGTTTCATTAAAGAGCGTTCCTTTCATGTTGTGCATGTTGGAGACATTACTGCATTGACTTTAAAGAATGAGATATGTGTTGTCCTTTCTCATTACAACCTCCACATTGAAAATATTCGAGGTCAAGGATATGATGGGGCTAGTAACATGCGTGGTGAATGGAATGGATTACAAGctctttttcttaaagattGCCCATATGCTTATTATGTACATTGCATGACTCATAGGTTACAATTAGCTCTAGTTACAGCATCTAGAGAAGTAAAAGATGTTCATAAGTTGTTTAATCATTTGGTTAATATTATCAATATTGTTGTTAGTTCTAGTAAGCGTAATGATGAATTGTAACATGCTCAAGTAGAACAAGTTGAGAATATGATTGCTTCTAATGAAATTGAGATTGGAAGAGGTGTAAACCAGATTGGTACTTTGCAACAAGCTGGAGATACTAGGTGGGGATCtcattttcaatctatttgtagtttgattaaaatgtttaatgctACTTGCAAAGTTATCAACACTATCTTTGAGGAAGAGGCTAATTATAAACAGCGCGGTGATGCTGAGGGAGCTTATCAGGTATTAacattatttgaatttattttaatcttgcatTTGATGAAAGAGATAATGGGAATTACTAATATTctttgtcaagctttgcaaCAACATTCTCAAGACCTTTTAAATGCCATGCATTTAGTTTCAACTACAAAATCACTTATTCAAAAGTTGAGAGATAATGGATGGGAGCCTTTACTTGCTAGAGTTATATCATTTTGTGAGCAACATGAACTTGATATTCTTGATATGAATGCTTGTTACACTAAAGCTGAAGGTAGATATCGTCATCAAGATGAAGATTTAACAATGAAACATCATTTTAGAATTGGCATATTTACAGTTGCAATAGACTTTCAATTGCAAGAATTGAACAGTAGATTTTGTGAGCTAACAATAGAACTTGTCATTCTTAGTTCAGCTTTAAATCCCAAAGATGCTTTTAGATTattcaaaattgttgatatatgcaatttgattaagaaatattatCCTCAAGATTTTACTGAATAAGAACAAGAACTTTTGGAGTCTCAATTGCAACATTATGAGTTTGATGTGATAAAACATCCATATTTTCAGAATATGAGTACAATTTCCAAGTTATGTAGgggattaaaaattttaggaaagtctaaaatcaattttttaattgatagaTTTATTCGTCTTGTGTTGACCCTTCCAGTTTCTACAGCAACTACAAAATGAGTTTTCTCAGCTATGAAgttgttaaaaacaaaactttgcAATAGAATGGAGGATGAGCTTTTGACAGATAATATGCTAGTTTATATAGAGAGGGAAATTGCAAGGAATTTCACTGTAGAGATAATAATGGATGAATTTTATTTCATGAAAAATCCTCGTCAGGCATGATTTGATGTAAATGTTCTTTTTTGTATGTCTACATTGAACTAGATATTTTTTCATGTTTATTAATGTTCAAGTATATGATGAGAtatgaaaattgataattttgtatccaatagacttaaaaactatatttagtATATCTCTATTATAACCCGGTCCCCCCAAGTAATTATTCCTGGTTACGTCTCTATCCAAAAGAGCTTCCAACATGTATCCAAAAGGCTACCTTTTATACAAAATGTGACCTTCCTCCTACAATACAAGGGGCAAAAAgatatttatcaataatatataaggataagaccaaaaaatacataataaGTGAATAATAGTAAGGGCAGtaaccaaaattaataaaaaaggcAGTTACCAAAATTAATAGAAATCATAGAAAGGGCAAAAACTTATCCCGTCAATGATCAATTATCAACACTAATTAAGATACCTTTGCTTGAACTGGAACCTCCTGCTATTGCTTTATTtataactagaaaagaaaaataaatgaaggcaatatattaaattttgtttaaatataaAACGCGTTTAATAATACTTAATAGAAAAGAAGTTTGGAATTTAAACATATTACCAAAGTCATGAAATTCATCCTTTAATGTCTGTACCTTATCATTTGATATGCGAAAAGAAATTGGGACAAAGGCTTGAAGCCAATTTTGAGCACAAACAAGATTTTGAGTCATGAGAGGAGAGAGTGAACTCCGAAATGGGTCAAGTATGCACCCTTCGGTACTAAATGCTAACTCAAAAGCAACGATAGAAACATATAGTTAGCACATCCCTTGCCATTTTAGACAGCACTTGATACCTATTTGAATTGGCCTTCCACCACCCCAATATCTCAAATTTCACATCCCTTCTACCTTCACAATTTTTAGCCAAATATTTTCAATCACATTACTACACCTTATGGACTGCTCAGCCTCCAAGGAATGCACATATTTAGACCATCGCATATGGATCGGTACAACCAATTGCATCACCTTCTATGTGTGTTGTCTTACTCCCACTTAGTACTTGCATATTTGGTAAATCAACATAAGAGTAATAATCATACAACTTGTCCGGAGTAC
The sequence above is drawn from the Quercus robur chromosome 7, dhQueRobu3.1, whole genome shotgun sequence genome and encodes:
- the LOC126692878 gene encoding DNA-3-methyladenine glycosylase, whose protein sequence is MSKTQRFKRVGKLKQPISTTEPEHETRPSLRSKSVTIRAKPKPKPEPKLNPFPISDIPIDKLTILPPEFCQIDSLDLAPRLLGKLLRKDDVVLQITEVEAYRPNDSACHGRFGITARTAPVFGAGGHAYVYLCYGLHSMLNIVADKEGVGAAVLIRSCAPICGLETIQQRRGQKTDKPVLLSGPGKVGQALGLTTEWSNHCLYTPGGLELLDGPEPEKILIGPRVGIEYALPEHVNALWRFAIAGTPWISAPKNTLRPPSSFIHCSNKLLLDSKE
- the LOC126691202 gene encoding uncharacterized protein LOC126691202, producing MSKRQIIDAFFKKEKISHSKLRTSVETNVDTSMPNERPPKCSRIESKGIDRDPGLCKQIYEFPINEQDEIRRAYLIAGPYQPRDIKYPYKGPKNHQRCFQSSWFESHSNWLEYSPSTDSIYYLPCYLFRKKPTGHPGSDAFTKKGFNNWKKVKDVMNCSLIGHEGKEPNTPHKIAEKCCEDLLNYSRHIDKLVEKQTSKEMENNQLWLKTSIECARWLAFQACAFKGHDESLDSKNRGNFIELIKHTSTFNENVARVVLENAPRNAKYTSPIIQKEILHILASKVRNAIREEIEDAKFCILVDEVQDESKREQMTIILRFVDKEGFIKERSFHVVHVGDITALTLKNEICVVLSHYNLHIENIRGQGYDGASNMRGEWNGLQALFLKDCPYAYYVHCMTHRLQLALVTASREVKDVHKLFNHLVNIINIVVSSSKRNDEL
- the LOC126691203 gene encoding uncharacterized protein LOC126691203, coding for MIASNEIEIGRGVNQIGTLQQAGDTRWGSHFQSICSLIKMFNATCKVINTIFEEEANYKQRGDAEGAYQVLTLFEFILILHLMKEIMGITNILCQALQQHSQDLLNAMHLVSTTKSLIQKLRDNGWEPLLARVISFCEQHELDILDMNACYTKAEGRYRHQDEDLTMKHHFRIGIFTVAIDFQLQELNSRFCELTIELVILSSALNPKDAFRLFKIVDICNLIKKYYPQDFTE